The following coding sequences lie in one Prochlorococcus marinus XMU1411 genomic window:
- a CDS encoding single-stranded DNA-binding protein: MEINTINLVGRAGREPDVRYFESGSIVANFTLAVNRRSRDEEPDWFNLEIWGKQAQIAADYVRKGSLIGITGSFKIDSWKDKNTGEDRYKPVVRVDRLNLLSSKKESENNQYSNSSNSSEIPF, from the coding sequence ATGGAAATTAACACTATTAACCTAGTTGGTAGAGCTGGTAGAGAACCAGATGTAAGATATTTTGAATCAGGCAGTATCGTAGCCAATTTCACTCTTGCTGTGAACAGAAGAAGCAGAGATGAAGAGCCAGACTGGTTCAATTTAGAAATATGGGGCAAGCAAGCCCAAATAGCAGCAGATTACGTAAGAAAAGGGTCCTTAATTGGAATAACAGGAAGCTTTAAAATTGATAGTTGGAAAGATAAAAATACTGGGGAAGATAGATACAAACCGGTTGTTAGAGTAGATAGATTAAACTTGCTAAGCTCGAAAAAAGAGTCTGAAAATAATCAATATTCTAACAGCAGTAACTCTAGTGAAATCCCTTTCTAG
- a CDS encoding rod shape-determining protein has protein sequence MIFNRFKFSRDIGIDLGTANTLIHVSGKGVVLQEPSVVAMDLEEGVPLAVGKEAKLMLGRTPGNIRAVRPLRDGVIADFDAAEQMIKTFIQKCNEGKGIIAPRIVIGIPSGVTSVERRAVREAGLAGAREVHLIDEPVAAAIGASLPVTEPVGTMIVDIGGGTTEVAVLSLGGTVLSESVRIAGDEINESIASYLKKVHNLVVGERTAEDIKIKIGSAFPDDEFDKTSLEVRGLHLLSGLPRSITLTSGEIREAMADPLSKIVEAVKRTLERTPPELAADIVDRGIMLAGGGALVRGINDLVSDETGIFTHIAENPLLCVVNGCGEVLDDFKKLKRVVDTPDFIRNAIRD, from the coding sequence GTGATTTTTAACAGATTTAAATTTTCTAGAGACATTGGCATAGATTTGGGAACAGCCAATACTCTTATACACGTATCAGGTAAGGGAGTTGTTTTACAAGAGCCCTCAGTAGTAGCAATGGATTTAGAAGAAGGAGTTCCATTGGCAGTTGGTAAAGAAGCAAAGTTAATGCTTGGCAGAACACCCGGGAATATAAGAGCTGTAAGACCACTAAGAGATGGAGTTATCGCAGATTTTGACGCCGCTGAGCAAATGATAAAAACATTTATTCAAAAATGTAACGAAGGTAAGGGAATAATAGCTCCAAGAATAGTTATTGGTATTCCAAGTGGAGTTACCAGTGTTGAGCGAAGAGCTGTAAGAGAAGCTGGATTAGCAGGAGCTAGAGAAGTTCACTTAATTGATGAACCTGTTGCGGCGGCAATAGGCGCATCATTACCAGTAACTGAGCCAGTTGGAACTATGATCGTTGATATTGGCGGTGGCACCACTGAGGTAGCAGTATTGAGTTTGGGTGGGACTGTATTAAGTGAATCGGTTCGAATAGCTGGCGATGAAATCAATGAATCAATTGCTTCATATCTTAAGAAAGTTCATAATTTAGTTGTTGGAGAGAGAACTGCTGAAGATATTAAGATCAAAATTGGATCTGCATTTCCAGATGATGAATTTGATAAAACTTCTTTGGAGGTAAGAGGCTTACATCTTTTATCTGGTCTTCCAAGGTCAATAACTTTGACATCAGGAGAAATAAGAGAAGCTATGGCTGATCCACTTAGCAAAATAGTTGAAGCTGTGAAAAGAACTTTAGAGAGAACCCCACCTGAACTTGCTGCAGATATTGTGGATAGGGGCATTATGCTAGCTGGTGGTGGAGCTTTAGTAAGAGGCATTAATGATTTGGTTAGTGATGAAACGGGAATTTTTACACACATAGCTGAAAACCCACTCTTGTGCGTTGTTAATGGATGTGGAGAGGTTTTAGATGATTTTAAAAAGCTCAAAAGAGTTGTTGATACTCCAGACTTTATAAGGAACGCGATTAGAGATTAA
- a CDS encoding carbohydrate kinase family protein: MKRKKVICIGEALIDRIRNKSNQGFTDFLGGAPANVACALRKLKIDSTFIGSLGSDDYGKKFIRQFNELEVNLDFLQLYDDSSTRLVNVDRDQFGDRFFSGFEESSHSFFADEVLSKKLIEKEILNLQKSFLETKYLVTGTILLSSPISAETIFFLIEQAKKLEVKVVIDLNWREVFWDHSSFSSEISKAARVNLIKKFLNHANVLKLAKEEATLFFEDENPLLISQQLSNRPDVIITDGEHPVSWYISGLQGITETPTSQKIVDTTGAGDAFLAGLISKLISSGYPSNKLETEDCIKFAGVCGLLTCLGEGAIEPQPDYEKVNKFLGSLIS; this comes from the coding sequence ATGAAAAGGAAAAAGGTCATATGCATTGGAGAGGCTTTAATAGACAGAATCAGAAATAAATCAAATCAAGGATTTACAGATTTTTTGGGAGGTGCTCCAGCTAATGTTGCTTGTGCATTAAGAAAATTAAAAATAGATTCAACATTTATAGGAAGTTTGGGGAGTGATGATTATGGAAAAAAATTTATTAGGCAATTTAATGAATTGGAAGTTAATTTAGATTTCTTGCAATTATATGATGATTCATCTACTCGCTTGGTTAATGTAGATAGAGATCAATTTGGAGATCGTTTTTTTTCAGGCTTTGAGGAAAGTTCTCATTCATTCTTTGCAGACGAAGTTCTTAGTAAGAAATTAATCGAAAAAGAAATTTTAAATTTGCAGAAATCTTTTCTAGAAACAAAATATTTGGTTACAGGAACGATCTTGTTATCATCACCAATATCAGCAGAGACTATTTTTTTTCTTATTGAACAGGCTAAAAAATTGGAAGTCAAAGTAGTTATTGATTTGAATTGGAGAGAGGTCTTTTGGGATCATTCAAGTTTTTCATCAGAAATTAGTAAAGCGGCTAGAGTTAATTTAATCAAGAAATTTTTAAATCATGCTAATGTTTTAAAACTTGCTAAGGAAGAAGCAACTTTATTTTTTGAGGATGAAAATCCCTTACTAATTTCTCAACAATTGTCTAATAGACCAGATGTAATAATAACTGATGGGGAACATCCCGTTTCTTGGTATATCAGTGGATTGCAGGGAATTACCGAAACCCCTACTTCACAAAAAATTGTTGATACAACTGGGGCAGGAGATGCTTTTCTAGCTGGCTTAATTTCAAAATTAATTTCTTCTGGCTACCCTTCAAATAAACTAGAGACAGAAGATTGCATTAAGTTTGCAGGTGTTTGTGGATTATTAACTTGTCTTGGTGAAGGTGCTATCGAGCCACAGCCCGATTATGAGAAGGTTAACAAATTTCTGGGATCTCTTATTTCGTAG
- a CDS encoding DedA family protein: MSLIFLNFLTSIPDYISLAVEKNSIIAYLTICLAMFLENIIPPIPSEIIMPLGGFFVYQQKLNFYILVFWGLLGTIFGSLPWYYLGRLVNEKRLSNFLDKQGKYLGISSNDLIKSKRWFDKYGVSLVFWGRLVPGIRTLISVPAGIELMPLRKFLIWTSFGSLIWVALLTYAGYLFGENYPIIEIYLDQIKYVVKPILILIFLYFFIKLLIRFIKKYRD; this comes from the coding sequence TTGAGCCTTATTTTTTTAAATTTTCTTACTTCAATCCCCGACTACATTAGTTTGGCTGTAGAAAAGAATTCAATAATTGCATACCTCACTATTTGTTTGGCTATGTTTTTAGAAAATATAATACCTCCAATACCTTCGGAAATTATTATGCCTTTGGGAGGGTTTTTCGTCTATCAACAAAAATTAAATTTTTATATTTTAGTTTTTTGGGGATTACTTGGAACTATTTTTGGATCATTGCCTTGGTATTATCTAGGAAGATTAGTAAATGAAAAAAGACTTTCAAATTTTCTAGATAAACAAGGAAAATATTTGGGTATTTCTTCTAATGATTTAATTAAAAGTAAAAGGTGGTTTGATAAATACGGAGTTTCTTTAGTTTTTTGGGGCAGATTAGTACCAGGTATAAGAACTTTGATTTCAGTTCCCGCTGGCATAGAACTTATGCCATTAAGAAAATTTTTGATTTGGACTTCATTTGGTAGCTTGATATGGGTAGCGCTTCTCACTTATGCAGGTTATTTATTTGGTGAAAATTATCCAATAATTGAAATTTACTTAGATCAAATCAAATATGTTGTAAAGCCAATTTTAATTTTAATTTTCTTATATTTTTTTATAAAACTTCTTATTAGATTTATTAAAAAATATAGAGACTAG
- the ruvB gene encoding Holliday junction branch migration DNA helicase RuvB, with protein MAIISSNIGDNEFSLRKKELRLVDSKIIPEEKRNNNLNLARPLNLKEFIGQEHLKSSLRIAIDAAIYRKEPLEHTLLYGQPGLGKTTLAFLIAHEMNTKCRIATAPAIERPRDIVGLLLGLKEGEVLFIDEIHRLNKLTEELLYSAMEDFRLDLTMGANRGARCRTINLPRFTLVGATTKLASISPPLRDRFGISQKIEFYTYDELQQIIANFSRLINICLDDEASYDLAKISRGTPRIALRLLRRVRDYAQVIQETNIISVNLLKKALNSYQIDEKGLDSLDRQYLSFLSQNNHIPTGLDSIAAALGDDSSVLEFVVEPYLIQMGFLKRTPRGRLITALGKKYIDSKNDNF; from the coding sequence ATGGCAATAATTTCTTCCAATATTGGCGATAATGAATTTTCTCTTAGAAAAAAAGAGCTTAGGTTAGTTGATTCAAAAATTATTCCAGAAGAAAAAAGAAATAATAATCTTAATTTAGCTCGTCCTCTTAATCTAAAAGAATTTATTGGCCAAGAACATCTTAAGTCTTCTTTAAGAATAGCTATAGATGCTGCAATTTATAGAAAAGAGCCTTTGGAACATACTCTTTTATATGGACAGCCTGGTTTAGGTAAGACTACCCTAGCTTTTTTGATAGCCCATGAAATGAATACAAAATGTAGGATAGCTACTGCACCAGCAATTGAAAGGCCTAGAGATATTGTAGGCTTACTGCTTGGATTAAAAGAAGGTGAAGTTTTATTTATTGATGAGATACATCGCTTAAATAAGTTAACTGAAGAATTGTTATATTCTGCCATGGAGGATTTCAGGTTAGATTTGACTATGGGAGCTAATAGAGGAGCACGTTGTAGAACAATTAATCTTCCAAGGTTTACTCTGGTTGGCGCGACAACTAAACTAGCCTCAATTAGTCCCCCTCTAAGAGATAGATTTGGTATATCTCAAAAAATTGAATTTTATACATACGATGAGTTACAACAAATAATTGCTAATTTCTCTCGATTAATAAACATTTGTTTAGATGACGAAGCATCATATGATTTAGCAAAGATATCTCGAGGAACTCCAAGAATTGCTTTAAGATTATTAAGGAGAGTTAGAGATTATGCTCAAGTTATTCAAGAAACTAATATTATCTCAGTAAATTTATTAAAAAAAGCTTTAAATTCTTACCAAATAGATGAGAAAGGATTGGATTCTTTAGATAGACAATATTTATCTTTTCTAAGTCAAAACAATCATATTCCAACTGGCTTAGATTCAATAGCTGCCGCATTGGGAGATGATTCTTCAGTGTTAGAATTTGTAGTTGAGCCATATCTCATTCAAATGGGTTTTCTTAAGAGAACTCCTCGTGGAAGACTGATTACTGCTTTAGGAAAAAAGTACATTGATTCAAAAAATGATAACTTTTAA
- the tsaE gene encoding tRNA (adenosine(37)-N6)-threonylcarbamoyltransferase complex ATPase subunit type 1 TsaE has protein sequence MFVENLKETLNLGKKLSHKLNPQSIVLLQGPIGAGKTSFVQGIAKGLSISEEITSPTFALSHHYNSGKIPLIHLDLYRLENVSSAKEVFFSEEEEAIQRRAILVIEWPELIEPVIDNFWKIKISYANKYGRNYEIRDPRNLLTFS, from the coding sequence GTGTTTGTTGAGAATTTAAAAGAGACTTTAAATTTAGGAAAAAAACTGTCACACAAATTAAATCCTCAATCAATTGTTTTATTACAGGGTCCAATTGGAGCTGGGAAAACTTCATTTGTTCAAGGGATTGCTAAAGGCTTGTCAATCTCTGAGGAAATTACAAGCCCTACATTTGCTTTATCGCATCACTATAACTCTGGAAAAATTCCACTAATTCACCTTGATTTATACAGGTTAGAAAATGTTTCTTCAGCAAAAGAAGTTTTTTTTTCAGAAGAAGAAGAGGCCATACAAAGACGAGCTATTTTAGTTATTGAATGGCCAGAATTAATAGAACCAGTTATTGATAATTTCTGGAAAATAAAAATTAGTTACGCAAATAAATATGGAAGAAACTACGAAATAAGAGATCCCAGAAATTTGTTAACCTTCTCATAA
- the ahcY gene encoding adenosylhomocysteinase codes for MVIANSVKTSTPNYVISDISLSDFGRKEIKIAETEMPGLMALRDKYQSEKPLKGAKIAGSLHMTIQTAVLIETLVDLGAEVKWASCNIFSTQDHAAAAIADQGISVYAKKGETLDEYWQYTHYILDWGSDSPNMILDDGGDATGLLILGSKAEKDLSVLDNPGNEEEIALFKSIKSKLENDSNFYSRIKSNIIGVTEETTTGVARLYQLQKQNALPFPAINVNDSVTKSKFDNLYGCRESLVDSIKRATDVMIAGKVALVIGFGDVGKGSAQSLRGLGAIVKVAEVDPICALQAAMEGFSVVTLDDVVQDIDIFVTATGNYQVITNENLVKMKNEAIVCNIGHFDNEIDVASLKDYPWENIKPQVDHITLPSGNKIILLAEGRLVNLGCATGHPSFVMSNSFTNQVLAQIELFNKSENYSKEVYVLPKHLDEMVARLHLDKIGAKLTKLTKEQADYINVSIEGPYKPDLYRY; via the coding sequence ATGGTAATCGCAAATTCAGTTAAAACCTCTACACCTAATTACGTAATTTCTGATATCTCTTTATCAGATTTTGGTCGTAAAGAAATTAAAATTGCCGAAACTGAAATGCCAGGATTAATGGCGCTTAGAGATAAATATCAATCTGAAAAGCCACTAAAAGGTGCAAAAATAGCTGGAAGTCTTCATATGACTATTCAGACTGCAGTATTAATAGAAACTCTTGTTGATCTTGGCGCAGAAGTGAAATGGGCTTCATGCAATATTTTTTCAACTCAAGATCATGCTGCCGCAGCTATCGCAGATCAAGGAATTTCTGTATATGCAAAAAAAGGTGAGACACTTGATGAATATTGGCAATATACACATTACATTCTTGATTGGGGATCCGACTCACCGAATATGATTCTTGATGATGGGGGAGATGCAACTGGCTTATTGATACTTGGCAGTAAAGCAGAAAAAGATTTATCTGTTTTAGATAATCCCGGTAACGAAGAAGAAATTGCTTTATTCAAATCTATAAAATCTAAGTTGGAAAATGATAGTAACTTTTATTCTAGAATTAAGAGCAATATTATTGGTGTCACTGAAGAAACTACAACGGGAGTCGCAAGACTTTATCAACTGCAAAAGCAAAATGCTCTACCTTTCCCTGCAATTAACGTTAATGATTCAGTAACTAAGAGCAAATTCGATAATTTATATGGCTGCCGAGAATCTCTAGTTGACAGCATCAAGCGTGCCACTGATGTGATGATTGCTGGGAAGGTTGCTTTAGTAATCGGTTTTGGAGATGTAGGTAAAGGATCAGCCCAGTCTCTAAGAGGACTTGGTGCAATTGTAAAAGTTGCTGAAGTTGATCCAATTTGTGCTCTTCAAGCTGCCATGGAAGGTTTCAGCGTTGTTACATTAGACGATGTTGTGCAGGATATAGACATATTTGTTACGGCAACTGGGAACTATCAGGTAATAACAAACGAAAATCTTGTCAAGATGAAGAATGAGGCCATCGTTTGTAATATTGGCCATTTCGATAATGAAATTGATGTGGCATCATTGAAAGATTATCCATGGGAAAATATTAAGCCGCAGGTTGATCACATAACTTTACCGAGTGGCAATAAAATAATCCTTTTAGCTGAAGGTAGACTAGTTAACTTGGGTTGTGCCACTGGACATCCAAGTTTTGTTATGAGTAATTCTTTTACTAATCAAGTCCTAGCTCAAATTGAACTTTTCAATAAGTCAGAAAACTATTCTAAGGAGGTTTATGTTTTACCAAAACATTTAGATGAAATGGTAGCTAGATTACATCTCGATAAAATTGGTGCAAAATTAACAAAATTAACCAAAGAACAAGCTGATTATATTAATGTTTCTATTGAAGGACCTTATAAACCAGATCTTTATAGATATTAA
- the lysS gene encoding lysine--tRNA ligase has product MSEIRESRLQKANALVNKGFASYAESFKVSHNIKFLIQKFDYLENGQEEEFSVSIAGRVMAKRVMGKIAFFTISDQEGQIQLYLDKSIINLNLENQKLLSFEDIKEIVDIGDWIGVYGTIKKTNKGELSIKVEKWEMLSKSLQPLPDKWHGLTDIEKRYRQRYLDLIVNPYSKNVFKIRAKSISFIRKWLDNRNFLEIETPMLQSEAGGAEARPFITHHNTLDIPLYLRIATELHLKRMVVGGFEKVYELGRIFRNEGISTKHNPEFTSVEIYQAFSNYVDMMDLTEELIKDVVFDACGSLVINYQNKKIDFSKPWLRISMKDIVKKYTGIDFDAFRGDFQAAKEVVSSINVQISNKVNTIGRLLNEVFEQKVESELIEPTFVIDYPIEISPLARPHLDNKEMVQRFELFIVGRELANAFSELIDPVDQRERMQLQQSLRDKGDFEAHCIDEDFLNALEIGMPPTGGLGIGIDRLIMLITNSPSIRDVIPFPLLKPEITSNKNEKLPLNEVK; this is encoded by the coding sequence TTGTCTGAAATAAGAGAATCTCGCTTACAAAAAGCTAATGCATTAGTTAATAAAGGATTTGCATCTTATGCAGAGAGTTTTAAAGTTTCTCATAATATAAAATTTCTCATACAAAAATTTGATTATTTAGAAAATGGTCAAGAAGAAGAATTCAGTGTTTCTATTGCTGGTAGAGTAATGGCAAAAAGAGTAATGGGTAAAATTGCTTTTTTTACGATAAGTGATCAAGAAGGACAGATTCAGCTTTATTTAGATAAAAGCATTATTAATCTTAATTTAGAAAATCAAAAATTACTTTCTTTTGAAGATATTAAGGAAATAGTTGATATCGGTGATTGGATAGGCGTTTATGGAACTATTAAAAAAACTAATAAAGGCGAGCTTTCAATTAAAGTAGAAAAATGGGAAATGTTATCCAAATCATTACAGCCTTTACCGGATAAATGGCATGGATTAACTGATATTGAAAAAAGATATAGACAACGTTACTTAGATCTAATAGTGAATCCTTACTCAAAAAATGTATTTAAAATAAGAGCAAAATCTATAAGTTTTATAAGAAAATGGTTAGATAATAGAAATTTTTTAGAAATAGAAACTCCTATGCTGCAATCAGAAGCTGGTGGTGCTGAAGCAAGACCATTTATTACTCATCACAATACATTAGATATTCCTTTGTATCTAAGAATAGCTACAGAATTGCATTTAAAAAGAATGGTTGTTGGAGGATTTGAGAAAGTTTATGAATTAGGAAGAATTTTCCGTAATGAAGGAATAAGTACAAAGCATAATCCAGAATTTACCTCAGTTGAAATTTATCAAGCTTTTTCCAACTATGTTGATATGATGGATTTAACAGAAGAACTTATTAAAGATGTTGTATTCGATGCATGTGGATCTTTAGTTATTAATTATCAAAATAAGAAAATTGATTTTTCTAAACCTTGGTTAAGAATATCCATGAAAGATATAGTGAAGAAATATACAGGGATAGATTTTGATGCTTTCAGGGGAGATTTTCAAGCAGCAAAGGAAGTTGTCAGCAGTATTAATGTTCAAATTTCTAATAAAGTAAATACTATTGGCAGACTTTTAAATGAGGTTTTCGAACAAAAAGTAGAATCAGAACTTATAGAACCTACTTTTGTTATTGATTATCCTATTGAAATTTCCCCTCTAGCTAGACCTCATCTTGATAATAAAGAAATGGTTCAGAGATTCGAGCTATTTATTGTTGGAAGAGAGCTGGCAAATGCTTTTAGTGAGTTAATAGATCCAGTAGATCAAAGAGAAAGAATGCAATTACAGCAATCTCTTAGAGATAAAGGAGATTTTGAGGCTCATTGTATAGATGAAGATTTTTTGAATGCTTTAGAGATTGGTATGCCTCCTACAGGAGGATTAGGTATAGGCATTGATAGACTTATTATGCTAATTACTAATAGTCCATCAATTCGAGATGTAATACCTTTCCCATTGTTAAAACCAGAAATAACTTCTAATAAAAATGAAAAATTACCCTTGAATGAAGTAAAATAA
- the rpaB gene encoding response regulator transcription factor RpaB, with amino-acid sequence MSKASILVVDDEPAVLKVLVTRLQLAGYQVYSATNGEEALESFHRDSPDLIVLDVMLPKMDGFAVCRRIRAESVVPIIFLTALEAISERVAGLDLGADDYLSKPFSPKELEARIATILRRMGPTVAVAETKEVPSGKGVMKFGSLVVDTNRRQVSRAGDRISLTYTEFSLLELLFDEPGKVVPRAEILEQLWGYPPRRAADLRVVDVYVARLRGKLEPDPRNPELILTVRGIGYASQRVGETATSLAS; translated from the coding sequence ATGTCAAAAGCAAGTATTTTAGTTGTTGATGATGAACCAGCAGTTTTGAAGGTATTAGTTACGAGACTTCAACTAGCAGGATATCAAGTTTATTCAGCCACTAACGGCGAAGAAGCTCTTGAGTCATTTCATAGAGATTCTCCAGACTTGATAGTTCTTGATGTAATGCTTCCAAAAATGGATGGATTCGCAGTTTGCAGAAGAATTAGAGCTGAATCGGTAGTACCAATTATATTCTTAACCGCTCTAGAGGCAATTTCAGAGAGAGTTGCTGGTTTAGATCTAGGTGCTGATGATTATTTGTCAAAACCATTTAGCCCAAAAGAGCTCGAAGCTAGAATAGCTACTATTTTGAGAAGAATGGGCCCCACTGTAGCAGTTGCTGAAACGAAAGAAGTTCCATCTGGCAAAGGTGTCATGAAATTTGGAAGTTTAGTTGTTGATACTAATCGCAGACAAGTTTCTAGAGCAGGGGATAGAATTAGCTTAACTTATACTGAATTTAGCCTTCTAGAATTATTATTCGACGAGCCAGGTAAAGTTGTTCCACGAGCCGAAATTTTAGAACAGCTTTGGGGGTATCCTCCTCGTAGAGCCGCAGATTTAAGAGTTGTGGATGTCTATGTAGCTAGACTAAGAGGTAAATTGGAACCAGATCCTAGAAATCCAGAATTAATATTAACTGTTCGAGGGATTGGTTATGCATCTCAGAGAGTTGGCGAAACAGCAACATCTTTGGCAAGTTGA
- a CDS encoding alpha/beta fold hydrolase: MSLNKSETWKWKNWEISWSLSKESTSEKNIKILLVHGFGASKNHWRHNQDFLGKFSNCYAIDLLGFGESSQPSALLNYEADKENSIKYSFDLWGSQISAFCEEVIKSPIYLVGNSIGGVIALKAAEILKDKCKGVILIDCAQRTMDDKRLKKSDILMNLLRPVLKTIVRQRIISNTLFTRAANPKVIKKILEQAYPSKKNIDEELIEILYQPSQRQNSKEAFRGFINLFDDYLATDLFDKIEPPIQLIWGEKDPWESLGEAKEWKKKFTNIKRLDIIEGAGHCPHDEEPEKTNQLILEFIQETK, from the coding sequence GTGTCTTTAAATAAATCTGAAACTTGGAAGTGGAAAAATTGGGAAATTTCATGGTCTTTATCAAAAGAATCTACTTCTGAAAAAAATATTAAAATTTTATTAGTTCATGGATTTGGAGCATCAAAAAACCACTGGAGACATAATCAAGATTTTCTTGGTAAATTTTCTAACTGCTACGCAATTGACTTATTAGGATTTGGAGAAAGCAGTCAGCCTAGTGCTTTATTAAATTACGAAGCTGATAAAGAAAACTCAATTAAATATTCATTTGACTTATGGGGTAGTCAGATATCAGCATTTTGTGAAGAGGTAATAAAATCTCCTATTTACTTAGTTGGAAACTCAATTGGTGGTGTTATTGCATTGAAAGCTGCTGAAATTCTCAAAGATAAATGTAAGGGAGTGATTTTGATTGATTGCGCACAAAGAACTATGGATGATAAACGTTTAAAAAAAAGTGATATATTAATGAATCTACTTAGACCCGTTCTTAAAACGATAGTAAGACAAAGAATAATTAGTAACACACTTTTTACGAGAGCTGCCAATCCAAAAGTTATTAAGAAAATACTTGAACAAGCTTACCCGTCCAAAAAAAATATCGATGAAGAGTTAATTGAAATATTATATCAACCCTCACAAAGACAAAACTCCAAAGAAGCATTTCGTGGCTTTATTAACTTATTTGATGACTATCTCGCTACAGATCTTTTTGATAAAATTGAACCTCCCATCCAATTGATTTGGGGAGAAAAAGATCCTTGGGAATCCTTAGGTGAAGCTAAAGAGTGGAAGAAAAAATTCACGAATATAAAGCGGTTAGATATTATCGAAGGTGCTGGACATTGTCCGCACGATGAAGAACCTGAAAAAACAAATCAGTTAATTCTTGAATTTATTCAAGAAACAAAATAG
- the mreC gene encoding rod shape-determining protein MreC yields MLKLRRISASRWWHKKKNWILFGIFLFLIFVRISKGYLYKDFYYFISKPFWPGQFQKEVILESINNENLIKFNLLKKDNMRLREMLYLQGSSNNDAISAAVISRKTGSWWRQLILNKGSKDGVKIGSIVLGPGGLLGRVNNTSLLTSSVTLLTSPESTVGVWVDRIQLNGLLIGSGDDYPNLILYSKDANIKVGDFVSSSPSSTLLPPNIPIGVVKSIEEPFKGKKKAKILLLAKPQLIDWVQILKVKIE; encoded by the coding sequence ATGTTAAAACTCCGACGAATTTCAGCTAGTCGTTGGTGGCATAAAAAGAAAAATTGGATATTGTTTGGAATTTTTCTTTTTTTGATTTTCGTAAGAATATCTAAAGGTTATCTTTATAAAGATTTTTATTATTTTATTTCGAAGCCTTTTTGGCCTGGCCAATTTCAAAAAGAGGTCATTCTTGAGAGCATAAACAATGAAAATTTAATAAAATTTAACTTGCTTAAAAAAGATAATATGAGATTGAGGGAAATGTTATATCTTCAAGGATCATCTAATAATGATGCTATTTCTGCTGCAGTTATTTCTAGAAAAACAGGTAGTTGGTGGAGACAATTGATATTAAATAAAGGTTCAAAAGATGGTGTTAAAATTGGTAGTATTGTTTTGGGGCCGGGTGGATTACTAGGAAGAGTAAATAATACTTCTTTATTGACTTCTTCGGTAACATTATTAACTTCTCCAGAAAGTACAGTAGGGGTATGGGTGGATAGAATTCAACTTAATGGATTACTTATCGGTTCAGGAGATGATTATCCTAATTTAATACTCTATTCAAAAGATGCAAATATAAAAGTAGGAGATTTTGTATCATCCTCTCCCTCAAGTACTTTATTACCTCCAAATATTCCTATTGGTGTTGTCAAATCTATAGAAGAGCCATTTAAAGGAAAAAAAAAGGCAAAAATATTACTTTTAGCAAAACCTCAACTAATTGATTGGGTGCAAATATTAAAAGTAAAAATTGAATGA
- the smpB gene encoding SsrA-binding protein SmpB: MAKNSTKVKKNTKKENNFKRLAENRYAKFQYAISETIEAGIELLGTEVKSIRNGKANLRDGYCSFRDGEILLLNVHISPHKNVGSFFNHDPLRNRKLLLHKKEIIKLKANTEKKGMTIIPLSLYLKGPWIKLTIGIGKGKKLHDKRQDEKQKSMKKEINSALKR, from the coding sequence ATGGCAAAAAATTCAACCAAAGTTAAAAAAAATACCAAAAAAGAAAATAATTTTAAACGTCTTGCAGAAAATAGATATGCAAAATTTCAATATGCAATATCTGAAACAATCGAAGCTGGAATTGAACTTTTAGGAACTGAGGTAAAGTCTATTAGGAACGGAAAAGCTAATTTAAGAGATGGGTACTGTTCATTTAGGGATGGCGAGATTTTATTATTAAATGTTCACATTTCACCACACAAAAATGTTGGGTCTTTTTTTAATCATGATCCATTAAGAAACAGAAAGTTGCTACTACACAAAAAAGAAATAATAAAACTAAAAGCCAATACTGAAAAAAAAGGAATGACTATTATTCCATTATCTCTCTATTTAAAAGGACCGTGGATAAAACTAACTATTGGAATTGGTAAAGGGAAAAAATTACATGACAAACGCCAAGATGAAAAACAAAAAAGTATGAAAAAAGAAATTAATTCTGCACTAAAAAGGTAA